One window from the genome of Mucilaginibacter ginsenosidivorans encodes:
- a CDS encoding asparaginase, with protein sequence MNQILIIYTGGTIGMMSDPKTKVLRPINFEQIMENVPELERLNCKIMVHSFEHIIDSSNMNPDIWSEIAGLIKDNYDKVDGFVILHGSDTMAFTSSALSFMLENLSKPVIFTGSQLPISAIRTDAKENLMTAIEIAKAKKHDRSRVPEVCIYFDYKLFRGNRAFKYNSSKFEAFRSPNYPILAESGVHLKFSINDIRQPVEGPLKVHKKLASDVAVLKLYPGISPKVVENILNADVRGIVMETFGAGNTTTDTWFTDLLKKAIKDNKVILDISQCKVGTVELGRYETSKELKDMGIANGYDMTYEAAITKMMFLLGQYEDPLIIKELLETDLRGELTVS encoded by the coding sequence ATGAACCAAATACTGATCATCTATACCGGGGGGACAATCGGTATGATGAGCGACCCAAAAACCAAAGTGCTCAGGCCCATCAACTTTGAGCAGATCATGGAGAATGTTCCCGAACTGGAACGCCTGAACTGCAAGATCATGGTGCATTCTTTCGAGCATATTATCGATTCATCCAACATGAATCCTGATATCTGGAGCGAAATTGCCGGGTTGATAAAAGACAATTATGATAAGGTAGACGGCTTCGTGATCCTTCATGGTTCGGATACCATGGCCTTTACTTCATCGGCACTCAGCTTTATGCTCGAGAATTTATCCAAGCCGGTAATCTTCACGGGTTCGCAATTGCCAATCAGCGCTATCCGTACTGATGCAAAGGAAAACCTGATGACCGCCATCGAAATAGCCAAAGCCAAAAAACACGACCGCTCGCGCGTGCCCGAAGTTTGTATCTATTTTGATTATAAATTGTTCCGGGGCAACAGGGCGTTTAAATATAATTCTTCAAAATTTGAGGCATTCCGTTCGCCCAACTATCCTATCCTGGCCGAATCGGGCGTGCACCTCAAATTCAGTATAAACGATATCCGCCAGCCGGTAGAAGGCCCTCTTAAAGTGCACAAAAAACTGGCGAGCGATGTGGCGGTGCTGAAGTTGTACCCCGGCATCAGCCCTAAAGTGGTTGAAAATATATTGAATGCGGATGTACGCGGCATTGTTATGGAAACATTCGGAGCAGGCAATACCACGACGGACACCTGGTTTACCGACCTGCTGAAAAAAGCGATCAAGGACAATAAGGTGATCCTTGATATTTCGCAATGTAAAGTTGGTACGGTTGAATTGGGCCGTTATGAAACCAGCAAGGAGCTGAAGGATATGGGCATTGCCAACGGTTACGATATGACCTATGAAGCGGCCATCACCAAAATGATGTTCCTGTTGGGACAGTATGAGGACCCGCTTATTATTAAGGAATTACTGGAAACTGACCTGCGGGGCGAATTGACGGTATCTTAA
- a CDS encoding ABC transporter permease, with protein sequence MIRTYFRLAFRNLWKNKITTAINVLDLAVGLACCALVFLFFQHELSFDKGFDNGEQIYRITSTFKDGSKAPTVGLPYARYLNEIPEIEQAARLDPTNGVTIVQVQGTGDQPPYTENSGYWVDPNFFDLLSFHFLQGDRKTALAAPNAIVLSESLARKLFKDKYPIGQTLKAGSTVYTITGVFKEDFLNHIQADFFASNNSDHIRELMANNTSWVVNDNFYTYVKLKRGSDTGKVIRELNAYLQRRAGAELRSHSDHITNSLQALKDIHLNSSEYQDYLAYKQGNIKYLYLLSSIALVILLLACINYMNLATAHAISRAREVGVRRVLGAGKAAIRYQFLIETIIISLGALAFSIALGFLFLPVFNNFTGQALSFFAKENSSLILWLILITLVTGVAAGLYPAFYLSAFNPVKVLKGKVVEASGRFSVRKVLIVSQFIISTCLIFATLVIWTQLDFMLSAKTGFDGDQQLVLNLNGEQAQRNSTLLANRLAANVNFKSVTKATAPLVSGDMNLYASNKTIADKQIVFFDFADENYLKTLGLQLIAGTNFAPETFTNTNMQEDTELHDFGKQVILNEEAAKLLGFDPYKAPGQYVSHLHNGIVYQYKIVGVVKNYHYFSLHATIGPCAIMGVNPMRCTTIVSKIDGKHAAAAVQYASDQWKKLNPDTPLSYGFLDAIFQADYTQDQREQQMISIFAGLAIFISCLGLLGLITYTVAQKTREIGIRKVIGAGAGNIVLLFYKQYFRLVLIANVIALPSAWYFMNKWLNDFPYRVTISWWVFAASLSAGIITAFCTIAFKTVKAANANPVESLRAE encoded by the coding sequence ATGATCAGAACTTACTTCAGGCTCGCTTTCCGCAATTTATGGAAGAATAAAATAACCACTGCTATCAATGTTTTAGATTTAGCTGTTGGCCTGGCATGTTGCGCCCTTGTCTTTCTTTTTTTTCAGCACGAATTGAGTTTTGATAAAGGATTTGATAATGGCGAGCAGATTTACCGTATAACTTCCACCTTTAAAGATGGCAGCAAAGCGCCTACGGTAGGCCTGCCCTACGCCAGGTACCTAAACGAGATACCTGAAATTGAGCAGGCAGCCCGGCTGGACCCGACAAACGGTGTTACCATCGTACAGGTGCAGGGGACGGGCGATCAGCCACCTTATACAGAAAACTCCGGTTATTGGGTCGACCCAAATTTTTTCGACCTGCTTTCCTTCCACTTTTTGCAAGGCGATCGTAAAACAGCGCTTGCTGCGCCAAATGCGATAGTGCTGTCAGAATCGCTGGCCAGGAAATTATTCAAAGACAAATATCCTATCGGGCAAACTCTGAAAGCAGGCAGCACAGTTTATACCATCACCGGTGTTTTTAAGGAAGATTTTTTGAATCATATCCAGGCAGATTTTTTTGCATCGAACAACAGCGATCATATCCGTGAGCTGATGGCGAACAATACCAGCTGGGTAGTGAATGATAATTTTTATACCTATGTAAAACTAAAGCGCGGAAGCGATACCGGGAAGGTAATAAGGGAATTGAACGCTTACCTGCAACGGCGCGCGGGCGCCGAACTAAGATCACATAGCGATCATATCACCAATTCGCTACAGGCGCTAAAGGATATTCACCTCAACTCGTCTGAATACCAGGATTACCTGGCCTATAAACAGGGTAATATAAAATATCTGTACCTATTGTCATCCATTGCCCTGGTTATATTGCTGCTGGCCTGCATTAATTACATGAACCTGGCAACGGCTCATGCTATAAGCCGCGCGCGTGAGGTAGGTGTACGTCGGGTTCTGGGGGCGGGAAAAGCGGCCATCCGGTATCAATTTTTGATAGAAACGATCATTATCAGTTTAGGAGCATTAGCGTTTTCCATCGCACTTGGCTTTTTGTTCCTGCCGGTGTTTAATAATTTCACTGGACAGGCGTTATCTTTCTTCGCAAAGGAGAACAGTAGTCTGATTCTATGGTTGATATTAATTACCCTCGTTACCGGCGTTGCGGCTGGCTTATACCCGGCCTTTTACCTGTCCGCATTCAACCCGGTTAAAGTACTAAAAGGTAAAGTAGTGGAAGCATCGGGCAGATTTAGCGTGCGAAAGGTGCTGATCGTCTCGCAGTTCATTATTTCAACCTGCCTCATTTTTGCTACGCTGGTGATATGGACCCAATTGGATTTTATGCTGAGCGCCAAAACAGGCTTCGACGGCGATCAGCAATTGGTATTAAACCTGAATGGTGAACAGGCACAACGAAACAGTACCCTGCTGGCAAACCGGCTTGCCGCAAATGTCAATTTCAAATCAGTTACCAAAGCAACCGCGCCGCTGGTATCGGGCGATATGAATCTGTATGCATCCAATAAAACAATTGCCGATAAGCAGATCGTTTTTTTTGATTTTGCCGATGAGAACTATTTAAAAACACTTGGCCTGCAATTGATAGCGGGTACAAATTTTGCTCCCGAAACGTTTACCAATACCAATATGCAGGAAGATACGGAACTGCACGATTTTGGCAAGCAGGTGATCCTGAACGAAGAGGCGGCAAAGCTGCTTGGCTTCGACCCGTACAAAGCGCCGGGGCAATATGTATCGCACCTGCACAACGGGATAGTGTACCAGTATAAAATAGTCGGTGTGGTAAAAAATTATCATTATTTCTCGCTGCATGCCACCATAGGGCCATGTGCCATAATGGGGGTTAACCCGATGAGGTGCACCACTATTGTATCGAAAATTGATGGTAAGCATGCCGCCGCTGCTGTTCAATACGCTTCGGATCAATGGAAAAAGCTGAACCCGGATACACCTCTCTCGTACGGGTTTTTGGATGCCATATTCCAGGCAGATTACACGCAGGACCAGCGGGAGCAGCAAATGATAAGCATTTTCGCGGGCCTGGCCATCTTTATCTCGTGTCTCGGCCTTTTGGGATTGATCACTTATACGGTGGCGCAAAAAACGCGCGAGATCGGTATACGCAAAGTGATAGGCGCAGGAGCAGGAAATATTGTATTGCTGTTCTATAAACAATACTTCAGGCTGGTGCTTATAGCCAACGTCATTGCCCTGCCATCGGCCTGGTATTTTATGAATAAGTGGCTGAATGATTTCCCCTACCGCGTTACTATAAGCTGGTGGGTATTTGCGGCATCGTTATCGGCGGGTATTATTACTGCTTTTTGCACCATAGCGTTTAAAACGGTTAAGGCAGCTAATGCTAATCCGGTAGAGAGTTTGAGGGCAGAGTAA
- a CDS encoding DUF2071 domain-containing protein, whose product MKIPTITGIIDRRILVNFTVDMAIAKSIVPAPFTPKLYEGKAIAGICLIRLKNVRPKGLPGFIGIGSENGAHRIAVEWEEDGLVKEGVYIPRRDTSSLINTLAGGKIFPGKHYKAKFDVKEDNNNYHVAFVSSDGTSISVDAKTTSQLNEDSIFKKLESASSFFEKGAAGYSPNGQKYEGLLLTTHRWEMKPLEVTSVKSTFFEDETIFPKGSVKFDNALLMTDISHEWSSLTNKSCY is encoded by the coding sequence ATGAAAATACCCACAATTACCGGGATAATTGACAGGCGAATACTGGTCAATTTCACTGTGGACATGGCTATAGCCAAATCCATTGTGCCGGCACCTTTTACACCAAAATTATATGAAGGCAAAGCTATTGCCGGAATATGTTTAATCAGGCTGAAAAATGTAAGACCGAAAGGTTTGCCGGGTTTTATAGGAATAGGTTCTGAAAATGGCGCCCATCGTATAGCCGTTGAATGGGAGGAAGATGGTTTAGTCAAAGAAGGAGTTTACATACCACGCCGTGATACTTCATCACTCATAAATACATTAGCTGGTGGGAAAATATTTCCGGGAAAGCATTATAAGGCAAAGTTTGATGTAAAAGAGGATAACAATAATTATCACGTAGCTTTTGTTAGCTCGGATGGAACAAGTATTAGTGTGGATGCCAAAACAACTTCACAATTAAATGAAGACTCCATATTTAAAAAATTGGAGTCCGCATCAAGTTTCTTCGAGAAAGGGGCAGCGGGATATTCGCCAAACGGGCAAAAATATGAGGGATTGCTTTTAACCACCCACCGGTGGGAAATGAAACCGCTTGAGGTAACAAGTGTGAAGTCCACTTTTTTTGAAGATGAAACCATTTTTCCAAAGGGTTCTGTAAAGTTTGATAATGCCTTGTTAATGACTGATATCAGTCACGAATGGTCTTCGCTGACAAACAAATCGTGTTATTAA
- a CDS encoding type II toxin-antitoxin system RelE/ParE family toxin: protein MSFEIILTPKAKDTLLSIVNFIKAEWGQNSAEKFVAKTYQTLHNISMQPYLFKAYSGNDVRIVLIAKQTSVVYRIGSDKIEVLFFWDNRQDPVITG, encoded by the coding sequence ATGAGCTTTGAAATAATACTTACCCCGAAGGCAAAAGACACCCTGCTTTCCATAGTGAATTTTATAAAAGCGGAGTGGGGCCAAAATTCTGCTGAAAAGTTTGTTGCCAAAACTTATCAAACGCTGCACAATATCTCCATGCAGCCCTATCTCTTTAAGGCTTATTCAGGCAATGATGTTAGAATAGTCCTGATTGCCAAACAAACTTCTGTTGTATACAGAATTGGCTCCGATAAGATCGAAGTGCTTTTCTTTTGGGACAACAGGCAGGATCCTGTTATAACCGGTTAA
- a CDS encoding pyruvate dehydrogenase complex dihydrolipoamide acetyltransferase → MAEVVKMPKMSDTMTEGVLAKWHKKVGDKVKSGDVLAEVETDKATMDFESFQDGTLLYIGVEEGKAVPVDTVIAVLGKEGEDYKSALESSSSTGSSSDKKEEAKPAEDKKPAPVEDKKAAAAAAPKVDTSKIPATVIRMPLLSDTMTEGVIQKWNFKVGDKVKADDSLADVETDKATMEVVGYETGTLLYIGVKEGEAAPVNGIIAIVGKEGTDITPLLQDGGVESSSSAGSSSEISEQPTATASATTTQETSATATSTDDSRVKASPLARKIAKEKGINLNDVKGTADGGRIVKKDVEGFTPSTKEIEQKHAAEAASASAPAKAEKTVVIPQYVGEEKYTDRPVTQMRKTITRRLSESFLIPHFYVTITVDMDQAVAARTKMNDFAPVKISFNDLVLKACAVALKQHPAVNSSWLGESIRANEHVNIGVAVAVDEGLLVPVVRFADGKSLSAISAEVKDFAQRAKAKKLQLPEMEGSTFTISNLGMFGVDEFTAIINPPGACILAVSGIQQVPVVKNGAVVPGNIMKLTLTCDHRVVDGATGAAFLQTLKSLLEEPVRLLV, encoded by the coding sequence ATGGCCGAAGTAGTTAAAATGCCTAAAATGAGCGATACCATGACCGAAGGGGTATTAGCGAAATGGCATAAGAAGGTTGGCGACAAAGTAAAATCGGGCGACGTGCTGGCCGAAGTAGAAACTGATAAAGCTACGATGGATTTCGAATCGTTCCAGGATGGTACTTTATTATATATAGGTGTCGAGGAAGGTAAAGCCGTTCCGGTTGATACCGTGATAGCTGTATTGGGTAAAGAAGGCGAAGATTACAAATCGGCACTGGAAAGTAGCAGTAGCACTGGCAGTAGCAGTGATAAAAAAGAAGAAGCTAAGCCTGCCGAAGATAAGAAGCCTGCACCGGTAGAGGATAAAAAAGCCGCTGCAGCTGCCGCACCTAAAGTTGATACCTCTAAAATACCGGCCACCGTTATCCGTATGCCTTTGCTGAGCGATACGATGACCGAAGGTGTGATACAGAAATGGAATTTTAAAGTAGGCGATAAAGTAAAAGCCGATGACTCATTAGCCGATGTGGAAACCGATAAGGCAACCATGGAAGTTGTGGGTTACGAGACCGGCACCTTATTATATATTGGTGTAAAAGAAGGCGAGGCCGCTCCTGTAAATGGTATCATAGCCATTGTGGGTAAAGAAGGTACTGACATTACCCCATTGCTGCAGGATGGCGGTGTTGAAAGTAGCAGTAGCGCTGGCAGTAGCAGCGAAATCAGCGAACAACCGACTGCAACTGCTTCTGCCACTACCACTCAGGAAACCTCTGCAACTGCCACTTCAACAGATGACAGCCGTGTAAAAGCATCCCCTTTGGCACGTAAGATAGCTAAGGAAAAAGGCATCAACCTGAACGATGTAAAAGGCACTGCCGATGGCGGGCGTATTGTGAAAAAGGATGTTGAAGGCTTTACGCCATCAACCAAAGAAATAGAACAAAAACACGCTGCCGAAGCTGCGTCTGCGAGTGCACCGGCTAAAGCAGAAAAGACAGTGGTTATTCCACAATACGTTGGCGAGGAAAAATATACGGATAGGCCGGTTACGCAAATGCGTAAAACCATTACCCGCCGCTTATCCGAAAGCTTCCTGATCCCGCATTTCTACGTGACCATCACGGTTGATATGGATCAGGCGGTAGCTGCCCGTACTAAAATGAACGACTTTGCGCCGGTTAAAATATCATTTAACGATTTAGTGCTGAAAGCCTGCGCTGTAGCGTTGAAACAACACCCGGCTGTTAATTCATCGTGGCTGGGCGAAAGTATCCGCGCCAACGAACATGTGAACATTGGCGTGGCCGTGGCGGTTGACGAAGGTTTGCTGGTTCCGGTAGTTCGCTTTGCCGATGGTAAATCGTTAAGCGCGATATCTGCCGAAGTAAAAGACTTCGCACAGCGTGCCAAAGCTAAAAAACTACAGTTGCCCGAAATGGAAGGCTCTACCTTCACCATATCTAACTTAGGTATGTTTGGTGTCGATGAGTTTACGGCTATCATCAATCCTCCGGGAGCCTGTATACTGGCCGTTAGCGGCATACAGCAGGTGCCGGTAGTGAAGAATGGCGCCGTAGTACCAGGCAACATCATGAAGCTGACCCTTACCTGCGACCACCGCGTGGTTGACGGGGCAACAGGGGCAGCATTCCTGCAAACGCTGAAGTCGCTTTTAGAAGAGCCCGTTCGCTTGCTGGTTTAA
- a CDS encoding efflux RND transporter permease subunit: protein MNKFIKSVLAFSLKNKFFIFFVTALMAVGGYISFKNISIDAFPDVTNTSVTIITQWPGRSAEEVEKFVTRPLEIAMNPAEKKTSIRSSSLFGLSVLKVTFDDDVDYAFARLQINNHIGDANLPDGVDPSIEPPYGPTGEIYRFTLASNRKSVRELKTIEDWVVEREIKAVPGIADVNSFGGEVKTYQITVDPQKALQYGVSALQLYEAVSKSNVNVGGDVIEQSGQAYVVRGIGLLNNIDEIKNVVVNNVKGTPIYVKTIAEVTEGALPRLGQVGRDRDPDVVEGIVVMRKGENPSKVIAALKEKLHDLNTNVLPDDVKIVPFYDRENLVNFATGTVLHNMFEGIIFVTIIVFLFMADWRTTLIVSLIIPLALLFAFICLKLRGMSANLLSMGAIDFGIIIDGAVVMVEGIFVVLDMKAKEVGMEKFNKLSKLGLIKQSCLVNGKGIFFAKLIIITGLLPIFSFQKVEGKMFSPLAWTLGFALLGALLLTFTFVPALASILLKKNVKEKHNVILEFIINGAMRFYNFCFKARKVIFPVAIIFLVSSLACFKLLGTEFLPELNEGAIYVRATGPLSTSLGQSVKLANEMRKIFLSFDEVKQVMSQTGRPNDGTDATGFYNIEFHVDIYPQDQWKRGETKEELISRMQDKLKFFPGIDLNFSQPISDNVEEAVSGVKGSIVVKMFGDDYKFIEKKEDTIYNILKSVQGIEDLGILRNMGQPELQINLNQAKMAQYGVEAADANAVIETAIGGRAATQIYEGERKFDLRIRYPEDFRNNISSIGDLRVPSISGNMVPLREIADITKTTGISMIYRDDHKRYGAIKFSIRGRDMGSTIKEAQSKVENQVKLPKGYSLQWAGDFENQQRASARLAQVVPISLLIIFFILFILFGNFRDSLLVLNNVPFAIAGGIIALMITGVNFNISAGIGFIALFGICVQNGVILITKFKTNIRDLKHHTTWNHFTDALRDGVADRMRPVIMTAMMAAIGLLPAALSHGIGSEASKPLAIVVIGGLITNTVFNLFVFPIVFYWAYRKRVERGEIGRI from the coding sequence ATGAACAAATTCATCAAAAGCGTACTGGCATTCTCGTTAAAGAATAAGTTCTTCATATTCTTTGTAACGGCATTAATGGCTGTCGGTGGCTATATCAGCTTTAAAAACATCAGTATCGATGCATTCCCGGATGTCACCAATACTTCGGTAACTATCATCACTCAATGGCCCGGCCGAAGCGCCGAGGAGGTCGAGAAATTCGTAACCCGTCCGCTAGAAATCGCCATGAACCCGGCGGAAAAGAAAACCAGCATCCGCTCATCCTCACTCTTTGGTCTTTCCGTGCTGAAAGTAACCTTTGACGACGATGTCGATTACGCTTTCGCGCGGCTACAGATCAATAATCATATTGGCGACGCTAACCTGCCCGATGGCGTAGATCCATCTATCGAACCGCCTTACGGCCCAACCGGCGAGATATACCGTTTTACTTTGGCGAGCAACCGCAAATCTGTACGCGAATTAAAAACCATTGAAGACTGGGTTGTAGAACGCGAAATAAAAGCCGTACCGGGCATTGCCGATGTGAACAGCTTTGGCGGCGAAGTTAAAACTTACCAGATAACCGTCGACCCGCAAAAAGCGTTGCAATATGGCGTTTCGGCACTTCAGCTATACGAGGCGGTATCCAAAAGCAATGTTAACGTAGGCGGTGATGTGATAGAGCAAAGCGGGCAGGCGTATGTGGTAAGGGGCATCGGCCTGCTAAATAATATCGACGAGATAAAAAATGTTGTTGTAAACAACGTAAAGGGAACGCCTATATATGTGAAAACCATTGCCGAGGTAACTGAGGGGGCCTTACCACGTTTAGGGCAGGTTGGCCGCGACCGCGACCCTGACGTGGTAGAAGGCATTGTGGTGATGCGTAAGGGCGAAAACCCCAGTAAAGTTATTGCGGCCCTGAAAGAAAAGCTGCATGATCTGAATACGAATGTCCTCCCTGATGACGTCAAGATAGTTCCCTTTTACGACCGCGAGAACCTGGTAAACTTTGCCACCGGGACGGTTCTCCACAACATGTTCGAGGGGATCATCTTCGTCACCATCATCGTGTTCCTTTTTATGGCCGACTGGCGCACGACACTTATTGTCTCACTCATTATTCCGCTGGCGCTCTTATTCGCCTTCATTTGTCTGAAACTAAGGGGTATGTCGGCCAACCTGCTATCGATGGGGGCGATCGACTTTGGCATCATCATCGATGGCGCTGTGGTGATGGTGGAGGGAATATTCGTCGTACTGGATATGAAGGCGAAAGAAGTTGGCATGGAGAAGTTCAACAAGCTCAGCAAGCTCGGGTTGATCAAACAATCCTGCCTGGTGAATGGGAAAGGCATCTTTTTTGCCAAGCTGATCATTATCACCGGCCTGCTGCCTATCTTCAGTTTCCAAAAGGTCGAGGGTAAAATGTTTTCGCCGCTGGCCTGGACGCTCGGCTTTGCACTGCTGGGCGCGCTGCTGCTTACGTTCACCTTTGTGCCCGCCCTTGCAAGTATCCTGCTAAAGAAAAACGTCAAAGAAAAGCACAATGTCATTCTCGAATTTATCATCAATGGCGCTATGCGGTTCTATAATTTTTGTTTTAAGGCCCGCAAAGTTATCTTTCCCGTTGCCATTATCTTCCTGGTATCGAGCCTGGCTTGTTTTAAGCTGCTGGGTACGGAATTTTTACCCGAACTGAACGAAGGCGCTATTTATGTGCGCGCAACGGGCCCGTTAAGCACCTCGCTGGGGCAGTCGGTAAAGCTGGCGAACGAGATGCGCAAGATTTTTTTGAGTTTCGATGAGGTGAAGCAGGTGATGTCGCAAACCGGCAGGCCAAACGACGGCACGGACGCCACAGGGTTCTATAACATCGAATTCCATGTGGACATCTATCCGCAGGACCAGTGGAAAAGAGGAGAAACCAAGGAAGAACTGATCAGCCGGATGCAGGACAAACTCAAGTTTTTTCCGGGCATCGACCTTAACTTTTCGCAACCGATATCCGACAACGTGGAGGAAGCTGTATCAGGTGTAAAAGGTTCCATTGTAGTCAAAATGTTTGGCGACGATTACAAATTCATCGAGAAGAAAGAAGATACGATCTACAACATTTTAAAAAGCGTTCAGGGGATTGAAGACCTGGGTATCCTGCGCAATATGGGTCAGCCTGAATTGCAGATCAACCTTAACCAGGCAAAAATGGCGCAATACGGCGTTGAAGCGGCCGATGCCAACGCGGTGATAGAAACAGCTATAGGCGGCAGGGCCGCAACCCAGATATATGAAGGGGAGCGCAAATTCGATCTGCGTATCCGTTACCCCGAAGACTTCAGGAATAATATATCATCTATCGGCGACTTACGCGTACCCTCCATCAGCGGCAACATGGTACCGCTGCGCGAGATAGCCGATATAACCAAAACCACTGGCATCAGCATGATCTACCGCGATGATCATAAACGTTATGGGGCCATCAAATTTTCTATCCGCGGGCGCGACATGGGAAGTACCATTAAAGAGGCGCAAAGCAAGGTTGAGAACCAGGTAAAGTTGCCTAAAGGCTATTCCCTGCAATGGGCCGGGGATTTCGAGAACCAGCAGCGTGCCTCGGCAAGGCTGGCGCAGGTAGTACCCATCAGTTTGCTCATCATCTTTTTTATCCTGTTCATCCTGTTCGGCAATTTCAGGGATTCGTTGCTGGTGCTTAACAATGTGCCATTCGCCATTGCCGGCGGTATCATCGCACTGATGATAACCGGGGTCAACTTTAATATCTCTGCAGGTATCGGGTTTATTGCATTGTTTGGCATTTGTGTGCAGAACGGCGTGATACTGATCACGAAATTCAAGACCAATATCCGCGACTTAAAGCATCATACTACCTGGAACCATTTCACTGACGCTTTAAGGGATGGCGTTGCCGACCGTATGCGCCCCGTTATTATGACGGCCATGATGGCGGCTATCGGGCTGCTTCCGGCGGCATTATCACATGGCATCGGTTCCGAAGCATCAAAACCACTGGCTATCGTGGTGATCGGCGGCCTGATCACCAATACCGTATTTAATCTTTTTGTTTTCCCTATCGTATTCTACTGGGCCTACCGCAAACGTGTGGAACGCGGCGAGATAGGGCGGATCTGA
- a CDS encoding right-handed parallel beta-helix repeat-containing protein: MKKLLIVVIIFFTAKAYADDTLRLQALIDAGNVKLPAHHAPYSITSLILRHSLDANGNVFRCILPDGEGFIMKKRGIKLSNAEIYGGDDFTNPSGASGVQLNGDHDTVENVYIHKFSAYAIIGGNGDNSVVRNCKFADIGYSCMFLVTRTHPVKGGIVSGNTFDQSMMNPGTIPQPALMLRGSKVNPSAGWKVYNNTFIMPFSPKELSAECFELRGAPYSEIHHNTCTGGTIGISVVQNDFVQTYANKCFKQREEGIEYADSNNGMIRDNLISDQDNLGIMIDGFAPLGCRFDTLLNNTISKCRGIGIQLYKDTYDTYISNCNISAKTKALNIQGAHGVTLQNCTFTGNGYGSTAIFLDNSKGKITMRGGSMNGFEHKLFIYANKQVKTDDVVIDGVRGNNNIKESDKSLSGGGEIGRNIRIR, from the coding sequence ATGAAAAAACTATTGATCGTGGTCATCATATTCTTTACGGCCAAAGCTTATGCCGACGATACGCTGCGACTACAGGCGTTGATCGATGCCGGAAATGTTAAACTACCCGCACACCACGCACCTTATTCCATCACCAGTTTGATATTACGGCATAGCCTGGATGCCAACGGAAATGTTTTCCGTTGCATACTACCCGACGGCGAGGGCTTTATCATGAAGAAAAGGGGCATCAAGCTTTCGAATGCAGAAATATACGGCGGCGATGATTTTACCAATCCGTCCGGGGCATCGGGCGTGCAGCTCAATGGAGATCACGACACGGTCGAGAACGTTTATATTCACAAATTTTCTGCTTATGCTATCATAGGTGGTAATGGCGATAATTCGGTAGTGCGAAATTGCAAATTTGCCGACATCGGCTACAGTTGCATGTTCCTGGTAACACGCACACACCCGGTAAAAGGCGGGATAGTTTCGGGCAACACATTCGATCAAAGCATGATGAACCCCGGCACAATACCACAACCGGCGCTTATGCTTCGTGGCAGCAAGGTTAATCCGTCAGCAGGCTGGAAAGTTTATAACAACACCTTCATTATGCCTTTTTCGCCAAAAGAGCTCTCGGCTGAATGTTTTGAGCTGCGCGGAGCCCCTTACAGCGAGATCCACCATAATACATGTACCGGTGGCACTATCGGGATTTCAGTGGTGCAGAACGATTTCGTGCAAACCTACGCCAACAAATGTTTTAAGCAGCGCGAAGAAGGCATTGAATACGCAGATAGTAACAATGGCATGATACGCGATAACCTCATCAGCGATCAGGATAACCTGGGGATAATGATTGATGGCTTCGCCCCATTAGGATGCCGTTTTGATACATTATTGAACAACACCATCTCGAAATGCAGGGGTATCGGTATTCAATTATATAAGGATACCTACGATACCTATATCAGCAATTGCAACATCAGTGCAAAAACCAAGGCGCTCAATATACAGGGAGCGCACGGCGTAACTTTACAGAACTGTACTTTTACTGGCAACGGCTACGGGAGTACTGCTATTTTCTTAGACAATTCCAAAGGCAAAATAACTATGAGAGGAGGCAGCATGAACGGTTTTGAGCATAAACTTTTCATTTATGCCAATAAGCAGGTGAAAACCGATGATGTGGTGATCGACGGCGTTAGGGGAAATAACAACATCAAGGAATCGGATAAAAGCTTATCAGGCGGGGGTGAGATAGGAAGGAATATCCGGATCAGGTAA